The genomic segment GGTTTTTTCTGTTCAATTGATCAAAAATGGCACTGAGGATACCATCCAGAATGTAGCCATAACTTTTTTCGGTATTTTCTATGTAGTGGGTTTAATTTCTCATTTTATTCTGTTGCGTAATCTTAAAAACCCAATTTTACCCGGGATAAATGCCATTTATTTTGCATTAATCTGTACATGGGCGACAGATAGTTTTGCCTATTTTGTTGGAAAAAGTTTTGGACGCAAACATCTGGCTCCTAATATCAGTCCCAAAAAGACTGTGGAAGGTTTTATAGGAGGGATTTTAGGAAGTTTTTTGGCAGGTTTAATTTATAGTATAATTAACGGATTTAGTCCTTTTAAAGCCGGGGTTATTGCCTTTCTCATTGGAATTGTTGGTCAAATGGGAGATCTTTTCGAATCTGCATTAAAGCGGGATGCAGGAATTAAAGACTCAGGCAATTTAATCCCTGGTCATGGAGGAGTACTGGATCGTTTTGATAGTGCATTTTTTACTCTACCATTAACCTATTACCTTATAATTTTATTTTTTTAGAGTATGGGAAGTGAGATTATGAGGTTTGAACTAAAAACTTTGTTAATTCCTATAGGTATTATTTTAGGATTTTTTCTTTTAAAATTTACTATTGGGTATCTTTTACCATTTATATTGGCAATATTGGTAGCTTTGTTGATAGAACCGGCAGTTCAATTTTTCCAGAAACGTACCCATCTTTCCAGAGGAGTTGCTGTGTTTCTGGTGCTCCTTTTGATTTTAATAATATTTGCTATTTTTGTTGTTGCAGGAGTATCGCGAATTTATGTGGAACTTGAAAAACTTTCAAAAAACCTACCAAGTTACCAGTCTCTTTGGGAAAAATATCAATGGATTAAAAACCATAATGAAGAACTTGGGAGAAAGATGGAACGCTGGGAGCTGTCGCCAGCACAACAGGAAGCAGTCAACCGAATTTTGCAGGATTTATATTCAGCAGTGACGAATAACTTAAAAAATTTTATTAGTGAATTGTTAGGTTTATTGACTACATTACCCAATATCATAACCCTGTTTATTATTAGTTTTATCGCTACGTTTTTCATAAGCCGGGATCGGCAGATGATCGCAGGAGCATTCTGGAATATTTTCCCTAAAGAATTACAAAATAAGATGCAGTATGTCAAAAATGAGATAACTGGTGCAGTTATTGGTTTTATCAGGGCAGAGTTAATTTTAATTTCAATTACAACTATCATTGCAATTATAGGGTTAGAGATTTTAAGCAGCGATTATGCTTTGATTATTGGGTTTGCTTCGGGAGTTCTGGATTTAATTCCTGTGGTTGGTCCAAGTTTGATCTTTATTCCCTGGGCCATTTATTCTATGGTATCAGGGGATTTTGCCTATGGATTAGGGTTATTGATTGTTTATGGGGTTATGGCAGTGGTACGTGAGATAGCAGAAGCAAGGATTATCGGGAAAAGTATAGGAATTCATCCCCTTGCTATATTATTTGCTATATATGTAGGTGTTAAAGCCTTTGGTGTCAGTGGATTTTTTATAGGCCCTGCAGTGGTAGTTACATTGAATGCTCTGACAAAAGCAGGTATTATCAATATTTTTGCAGCAAAAAGGGAGTGAAAGAAGTGAAAAAGATAGCCATTCTGGGTTCGACAGGTTCTATCGGTACCCAGACCTTAGAAGTGGTGGACCAGGGTGGATTTGAAGTGATTGCTCTCTCTGCCAATTCCAGTGTAATAAAGCTGGCTACTCAAGCCCTTAAATATCGGCCCAAAATGGTTGTTTTAATGAATTCTGCTTTTTTAGATGAGTTAGAATATAGGTTAAAAGGGACAGATATTAAAGTGTTAGCCGGAATGGAGGGGCTAATTGAAGCTGTAACTGATCCAGATGTGGAGCTTATAGTCAATGCTTTGGTTGGAGCAGTAGGTATCCGCCCAACTTTAGAAGGAATCAGAGCCGGAAAGCAGATTGCTCTGGCTAATAAAGAGACTCTGGTTGCTGCAGGGGAACTGGTTATGCAAGAAGCCCAGCGATATGGAATAGATATTTTACCCATTGATAGTGAGCATAATGCTATTTTCCAGGCTTTAGCGGGTGAAGATAGGAGCAAGATTAGCCGTCTTATATTAACAGCTTCTGGTGGTCCGTTCCGCAATTATAGTAGAGAAGAATTAAAAAAGGTAACACCAGCTCAGGCTTTAAAACATCCTAATTGGGATATGGGTGGAAAAATTACCATTGATTCAGCCACTTTAATGAACAAAGGGTTAGAAGTGATTGAAGCCCACTGGCTTTTTGGAATTGACTATGATAGAATCGATGTAGTTGTTCATCCTCAGAGCATTGTTCATTCTTTGGTGGAGTTTGTGGATTCTTCTATCTTGGCTGAGTTGGGGTTACCTGATATGCGTGTTCCGATTCAGTATGCCTTAACGTATCCTGAACGTCGGAAAAATTTTCTTGAAAGATTGGATTTAGTTAAAGTGGGAGAATTGACTTTTGAAAAACCTAAACGCGATCTATTTCCATGTCTAGAACTAGCCTATCAGGCAGGAAGACGTGGAGGTACCCTGCCGGCAGTGATGAATGCTGCTAATGAAGTGGCAGTGGCAAAATTTTTGAATGAAGAGATTTCATTTCTTGAGATACCCGAATTGATCAGACGGGTTATGGAAAAACATCAGGTAATTGATTCACCAGATTTAAATCAAATTCTGGCTGCCGATCAGTGGGCCAGAGCGGAAATTGAGAGGATGGTGGAAGATGTTGACTTTTAGTCTTTTACTGGGAGCAACAACTCTTTCCAAAACTCTTGTCACCTTTGTAGTGGTACTTGGAGTTTTGGTCTTTGTTCATGAATTTGGTCACTATATTGTGGCAAAATGGGTAGGGGTTAGAGTTGAAGAATTTGCCCTGGGGTTTGGGCCAAAACTTTTTGGTTATAAAAAAGGGGAAACCATTTATTCACTCAGAATTTTTCCACTAGGAGGATTCTGTAAATTGACTGGCGAATTTCCTCATGCTGAGGAAGAACTTGAGGGAGAAGAGCTGGATTCTTATAGGGAAGCTATTCAACAAGGACGTGCTTTATATCAAAAATCTGTTTTTCAGAGATTTTGGGTTATCTTCACAGGGCCATTGATGAATTTTCTTTTAGCGGTAGTTTTGTTTACAATTATTTTTATGGCAATAGGAGTACCTTATGCTGGCTCTGATAAACCGGTGATTGGTAATCTGATACCAAATCAGCCAGCAGATCAGGCCGGGCTTAAAGTAGGTGATTTAATTCTTTCTATTAATGGTCAACCTGTGAAGGAATGGGATGATATTTCTCGAATTATTAATGAGACTGAGACTGAGTATATTACTCTTGAAATCAAAAGGAAAGAGGTAATAAAAAAATTAAAGGTTAAACCCGTAGTTGAAGAAGAAACCGGACGGAGGGTAATTGGTATTTTTCCGCAAATTATATATAGGAAAGTTGGAATTGGAACTGCTATCTGGGATGCTTTAAGACAGACCTGGTTTATGATTAAAGGGATTGTAATTGGCTTTTGGCAGATGCTTACCTTTAGAATGAGGCCTGATGTAGCAGGACCTGTTTTGATTGCGAAAATGGTAGGTGAAGCTGCGGAAGTTGGTTGGGTTTATCTATTGCGTTTAACAGCTATAATTAGTATAAATCTGGGAATTATTAATCTTATTCCCTTTCCTGCTTTGGATGGAGGTCGTATCCTTTTTTTAGGTATTGAATTGGTTCGGGGTAAAGCCGTTGATCCTGAAAAAGAAGGTTTTGTCCATTTTATTGGATTTATCATTTTGATGGCTTTGATAGCAATAATCCTGTATAGAGACATTGTAAGAATATTCTAAGGAGAGATTCTAAATGGCAAAACAAAAGAAACGGCGGGGAAGTAAATGGATAAAACCAACTCGAGCTACAGGGCGGAAAAAAGAACGTTATTGCCGAATTTGCGGTACCACTGCATCACAGGTACGGATAATGAAACATGAGAATATCTGTGAGTTATGTGTCCGGGAATTATCCAGACAAAAGGGTGGTAAATTGGCCTGTAAAGGCTGTGGAAAAGTGGTACCCAAACAGGTTAGAAAGTATAAAGGTTATTGCAAAGATTGTATATGTAGAGTTTGTGGTAAGCCTGACCCTGAATACTGTCAAAAGACAGGTTTTTGTCGGGAGTGTTCTAAAGAGATGGGGATCTGTCGAGTTTGTGGAAAAGAGGCTATGGCTCAGGTTGAGAAAAATGATGGGTTGTGTGATGCCTGTGCCAAAAAATTAAGGAGGCATTAATGATGGAAATTTATCGTCCCAAAAGGCGTCACACCCGCACTGTATATATTGGACAGGTCCCTGTAGGCGGTGGACATCCCGTTTCAGTTCAGTCCATGACCAATACCGATACCCGTGATATAGAAGCTACTGTAGCCCAGATAAAAAGGTTAGAAGAAGCCGGTTGTGAGATTATCCGGGTTGCAGTACCTGATACCGAGGCTGCAAAAAAATTAGGTAAGATTAAAAAACGGATAGGACTTCCTCTTGTTGCTGATATTCATTTTGATTATCGGCTGGCTTTAATAGCAATGGATGAAGGAGTTGACGGTTTAAGGATAAACCCCGGGAATATAGGGGACAGATGCCGGGTTGAAGAAGTAGTTAAAAAAGCGGTTGATTATAAAATCCCCATCAGAATTGGTGTCAATGCCGGTTCATTGAAAAAAGAGTTATTGGAGAAATATGGTGGGGCAACTCCAGAAGCTATGGTTGAGAGCGCTGCTCATCATGTAAAAATTCTTGAAGAATTAGGTTTTTATGATATTATAATATCTTTGAAAGCTTCGGATGTGATGCGCACTGTCCGGGCTTATCAATTGGCTTCTGAACGTTTCCCCTATCCCCTACATTTGGGGGTAACTGAGGCAGGTAGTCCCGGTGCGGGAACAGTTAAATCCGCTATAGGAATTGGCGGTTTACTTCTACAAGGGATTGGTGATACCATCCGTGTCTCTTTGACTGGTGATCCGGTGGAAGAGGTGAAAGTAGGATGGCAAATCTTGAAATCCCTTAACCTACGCCAGCGGGGAGTGGAAATTATCTCCTGTCCTACCTGTGGACGGTGTGAAATAAATCTTGAAGATATTCTTCGTCAAGTTGAAGAGCGGACTATAGCCATAAAAAAACCGTTAAAGATCGCGGTCATGGGATGTGTTGTAAATGGGCCAGGTGAGGCTAGAGAAGCCGATCTGGGTATTGCTGGAGGCCGCGGTATGGGATTGATCTTTAAAAATGGTCAGGTGGTTAAAAAAGTTTCAGAAGATAGGTTGGTTGAGGAGTTTTTAAAAGAATTAGATCAGATGGAAAATATAGTGGATGGAGGTAATGAGAGATGAGAATGTCACAATTTTATTTGCCTACCTTAAAAGAAACTCCTGCTGAAGCAGAGATTGTTAGTCATCAGTTGATGCTTCGGGCAGGACTGATTCGTAAACTGGCTTCAGGTATTTATTCTTATCTTCCTTTAGGAGTGCGGGTTTTACAAAAGATTGAAAATATTATTAGAGAAGAAATGGTACGTGCTGGTGCTCAGGAAGTTTTTCTTCCATTACTTCACCCTGCAGAACTCTGGAAGGAGAGTGGGCGCTGGTACGATATGGGGCCAGAGATGATGCGGGTTAAGGATAGAAAAGATCACGATTTCTGTATTGGCCCGACCCATGAGGAAGTTATCACAGATCTGGTTAGAAATGAGGTTCGTTCCTATAAACAGCTGCCTTTAAACTTATTCCAGATTCAGACCAAAGTAAGGGATGAGATTCGCCCGAGGTTTGGAGTTATGCGGAGTAGGGAATTTATTATGAAGGATGGTTATAGTTTTGATCTGGATGAGAAGGGATTGGATGAAACTTATCAAAAAATGTTTGAGGCCTATACGAGAATTTTTGAGCGGATTGGTTTAGAGTTCCGTGCTGTAGAAGCTGATACTGGAGCTATAGGAGGTAAATCATCCCATGAGTTTATGGTATTGGCTGAATCTGGGGAAGATGCCATTGCTTATTGTGAAGATTGTGAGTATGCAGCCAATCTGGAATTAGCGCAGAGTGAGATTTCTATAAAGGAAGAATATGAAGAGTTGAAGGATTTAGAAAAGATTTCTACTCCAAATATAAAGAGTATTAAAGATTTAGAAAAGTTTTTTGACCTTGACGGATGTAAGATGATTAAAACCCTGCTTTATGTTGCAGGAGATACTATGGTAGCTGCATTAGTGCGGGGCTGTGATGAATTAAATGAAGTAAAATTACGTAATCATCTCGGGGTGGCCAATATTCGGATGGCAACTGATGAAGAGATTATAGAAAAAACAGGTGCACCAGCTGGTTTTGTTGGTCCTGTTGGCTTAAAAAATATAAGAATTATCGCTGATCCATTGGTGATGAGGATTAAGAATGGTGTAACAGGAGCTAATGAAGCAGATTACCACTATCGCAATGTCAATCCAGGGCGAGATTTTACCGTTGCTGAAGAAGATGTGGTTGATTTGAGAACTGTTCAAGAAGGTGAAGCATGTGTTCACTGCGGTAAACCCCTTCGTATTGCCCGAGGAATTGAGGTAGGGCATATCTTCAAGCTTGGAACTAAGTACAGTGAGGCAATGGGAGCAACAATTCTTGATGAAAACGGAAAAGAAAGACCTATGATTATGGGTTGTTATGGTATTGGAGTTACGAGAATAATTGGTGCTGCAATTGAGCAAAATCATGATGAGAATGGAATTATATGGCCTATGCCGATTGCTCCTTTCCATGTAATCATTCTGCCTATTGGAAAAGATGATCAGATAATGGAAGTAGCAGAAGATATTTATGAAAAACTTATTGCACAGGGTATTGAAGCTGTATTGGATGACCGTAAAGAAAGGCCGGGTGTGAAATTTAATGATGCTGATTTAATTGGTATTCCTATCCGTGTAACCATTGGTAATCGAGGATTGAAGGAAAATGTGGTAGAGGTTAAGTACCGTGATACCGGTGAGGAGGTCAAAGTTGAAGTTGATAAGATTGTTGAGTTTATAGTGGATGAGGTGCGGAGCCGGTTATCTTAATTTGATAAGGAGTGATTTAATGAAGGTTTCAGCGGTAATTCCGGCCTATAATGAAGAGAAGACCATCGGTAATGTATTATCTGTTGTTATAGACTGCCCTGAGATTGAAGAAGTGATAGTGGTCAATGATGGTTCAACAGATAAAACATCAGATGTAGTTCGTCAATTCCCTGTTCAATTGATTGAGTTAGAAGAGAATAGGGGTAAGGGTGCAGCAATGAAGGTGGGAGTAGATAGGGCAACAGGAGATGTAATTATTTTTCTGGATGCTGACCTTATTGGCTTGACTGTCAAACATTTGCAGAAAATGCTGGCCCCGGTGTTGAATGGTGAGACAGATATGGTTATTGGAATTTTTGAACATGGACGCTTTGCAACTGATTTGGCTCAAAAGGTATCTCCTTTCTTATCTGGCCAGCGGGTAGTCAAACGTTCAGTTATCGATGGTTTAGGTAATATGGAAATGACCCGTTTTGGAGTTGAAATTGCTCTGACCCGATATGCCCTGGCCCATAATATTCCCTGTAAAGAAGTTTATCTGGAAAATATGAGTCATTTAATGAAAGAAGAAAAATTGGGATTGGTACGCGGCTTTTTACATCGTCTGAAGATGTATTGGGAGATTATAAAAATGCTTCCCAGAAGAAAATCCTCAATTAGATAAAGGGTGGTAGGTGTTGTTAAGTGAAAAAGATATTTTTATAAGATTAATTATAGCAGCTCTTTTGGGTGGGCTTATCGGTTGGGAGCGGGAACTTCATGATAGACCTGCTGGTTTTCGCACCCATATTCTGGTTTCTATTGGTTCAGCTTTAATCATGATTGTTTCTATTGGTATGTATTATTCTTTTGAAATCAGTGGTGCTGACCCTGGGCGGATTGCTGCCCAGGTTGTTTCTGGAATTGG from the Anoxybacter fermentans genome contains:
- a CDS encoding 1-deoxy-D-xylulose-5-phosphate reductoisomerase gives rise to the protein MKKIAILGSTGSIGTQTLEVVDQGGFEVIALSANSSVIKLATQALKYRPKMVVLMNSAFLDELEYRLKGTDIKVLAGMEGLIEAVTDPDVELIVNALVGAVGIRPTLEGIRAGKQIALANKETLVAAGELVMQEAQRYGIDILPIDSEHNAIFQALAGEDRSKISRLILTASGGPFRNYSREELKKVTPAQALKHPNWDMGGKITIDSATLMNKGLEVIEAHWLFGIDYDRIDVVVHPQSIVHSLVEFVDSSILAELGLPDMRVPIQYALTYPERRKNFLERLDLVKVGELTFEKPKRDLFPCLELAYQAGRRGGTLPAVMNAANEVAVAKFLNEEISFLEIPELIRRVMEKHQVIDSPDLNQILAADQWARAEIERMVEDVDF
- the ytvI gene encoding sporulation integral membrane protein YtvI; the encoded protein is MRFELKTLLIPIGIILGFFLLKFTIGYLLPFILAILVALLIEPAVQFFQKRTHLSRGVAVFLVLLLILIIFAIFVVAGVSRIYVELEKLSKNLPSYQSLWEKYQWIKNHNEELGRKMERWELSPAQQEAVNRILQDLYSAVTNNLKNFISELLGLLTTLPNIITLFIISFIATFFISRDRQMIAGAFWNIFPKELQNKMQYVKNEITGAVIGFIRAELILISITTIIAIIGLEILSSDYALIIGFASGVLDLIPVVGPSLIFIPWAIYSMVSGDFAYGLGLLIVYGVMAVVREIAEARIIGKSIGIHPLAILFAIYVGVKAFGVSGFFIGPAVVVTLNALTKAGIINIFAAKRE
- a CDS encoding phosphatidate cytidylyltransferase, with the protein product MLKRIISGIVGIALAVFIINFGGLPFLTAVLILTVLGLLEFYRMVSIKGKKPFKGVGVISGLILVLLTYFNNKSFVIGDIILPGLIVALFMVFSVQLIKNGTEDTIQNVAITFFGIFYVVGLISHFILLRNLKNPILPGINAIYFALICTWATDSFAYFVGKSFGRKHLAPNISPKKTVEGFIGGILGSFLAGLIYSIINGFSPFKAGVIAFLIGIVGQMGDLFESALKRDAGIKDSGNLIPGHGGVLDRFDSAFFTLPLTYYLIILFF
- a CDS encoding glycosyltransferase family 2 protein, which translates into the protein MKVSAVIPAYNEEKTIGNVLSVVIDCPEIEEVIVVNDGSTDKTSDVVRQFPVQLIELEENRGKGAAMKVGVDRATGDVIIFLDADLIGLTVKHLQKMLAPVLNGETDMVIGIFEHGRFATDLAQKVSPFLSGQRVVKRSVIDGLGNMEMTRFGVEIALTRYALAHNIPCKEVYLENMSHLMKEEKLGLVRGFLHRLKMYWEIIKMLPRRKSSIR
- a CDS encoding proline--tRNA ligase, giving the protein MRMSQFYLPTLKETPAEAEIVSHQLMLRAGLIRKLASGIYSYLPLGVRVLQKIENIIREEMVRAGAQEVFLPLLHPAELWKESGRWYDMGPEMMRVKDRKDHDFCIGPTHEEVITDLVRNEVRSYKQLPLNLFQIQTKVRDEIRPRFGVMRSREFIMKDGYSFDLDEKGLDETYQKMFEAYTRIFERIGLEFRAVEADTGAIGGKSSHEFMVLAESGEDAIAYCEDCEYAANLELAQSEISIKEEYEELKDLEKISTPNIKSIKDLEKFFDLDGCKMIKTLLYVAGDTMVAALVRGCDELNEVKLRNHLGVANIRMATDEEIIEKTGAPAGFVGPVGLKNIRIIADPLVMRIKNGVTGANEADYHYRNVNPGRDFTVAEEDVVDLRTVQEGEACVHCGKPLRIARGIEVGHIFKLGTKYSEAMGATILDENGKERPMIMGCYGIGVTRIIGAAIEQNHDENGIIWPMPIAPFHVIILPIGKDDQIMEVAEDIYEKLIAQGIEAVLDDRKERPGVKFNDADLIGIPIRVTIGNRGLKENVVEVKYRDTGEEVKVEVDKIVEFIVDEVRSRLS
- the rseP gene encoding RIP metalloprotease RseP, producing the protein MLTFSLLLGATTLSKTLVTFVVVLGVLVFVHEFGHYIVAKWVGVRVEEFALGFGPKLFGYKKGETIYSLRIFPLGGFCKLTGEFPHAEEELEGEELDSYREAIQQGRALYQKSVFQRFWVIFTGPLMNFLLAVVLFTIIFMAIGVPYAGSDKPVIGNLIPNQPADQAGLKVGDLILSINGQPVKEWDDISRIINETETEYITLEIKRKEVIKKLKVKPVVEEETGRRVIGIFPQIIYRKVGIGTAIWDALRQTWFMIKGIVIGFWQMLTFRMRPDVAGPVLIAKMVGEAAEVGWVYLLRLTAIISINLGIINLIPFPALDGGRILFLGIELVRGKAVDPEKEGFVHFIGFIILMALIAIILYRDIVRIF
- the ispG gene encoding flavodoxin-dependent (E)-4-hydroxy-3-methylbut-2-enyl-diphosphate synthase, which translates into the protein MEIYRPKRRHTRTVYIGQVPVGGGHPVSVQSMTNTDTRDIEATVAQIKRLEEAGCEIIRVAVPDTEAAKKLGKIKKRIGLPLVADIHFDYRLALIAMDEGVDGLRINPGNIGDRCRVEEVVKKAVDYKIPIRIGVNAGSLKKELLEKYGGATPEAMVESAAHHVKILEELGFYDIIISLKASDVMRTVRAYQLASERFPYPLHLGVTEAGSPGAGTVKSAIGIGGLLLQGIGDTIRVSLTGDPVEEVKVGWQILKSLNLRQRGVEIISCPTCGRCEINLEDILRQVEERTIAIKKPLKIAVMGCVVNGPGEAREADLGIAGGRGMGLIFKNGQVVKKVSEDRLVEEFLKELDQMENIVDGGNER